Proteins co-encoded in one Juglans regia cultivar Chandler chromosome 16, Walnut 2.0, whole genome shotgun sequence genomic window:
- the LOC108995740 gene encoding protein EXORDIUM-like 2 yields MSVVFFFAILISLICSIDPALATSRKLTALVEQQPLLFKYHNGALLKGNITVNLVWYGDFTPVQRSIIVDFIQSLTSPRAPSPSASSWWKTTEKYKGGASTLVLGKQILHPAYTLGKSLKSYHLVALANKVNQLNAISVILTAKDVAVDGFCMSRCGTHGSTRRASGKTRTAYVWVGNSETQCPGQCAWPYHQPIYGPQTPPLVSPSGDVGVDGMIINLATLLAGTVTNPFNNGYFQGPATAPLEAVSACTGLFGSGAYPGYPGQVLKDKSSGASYNANGVNGRKYLLPAMWDPEASACRTLV; encoded by the coding sequence ATGTcggttgttttcttttttgccaTACTTATCTCTCTGATCTGTTCCATCGACCCCGCTCTGGCTACTTCCCGGAAGCTCACTGCTCTAGTCGAGCAACAGCCGCTCCTTTTCAAATACCACAACGGTGCCCTTCTCAAGGGAAATATCACTGTTAATCTCGTATGGTATGGCGATTTCACTCCCGTCCAACGCTCCATTATAGTCGACTTCATCCAGTCCCTCACCTCGCCTCGGGCTCCGTCTCCTTCCGCGTCCTCGTGGTGGAAAACGACGGAGAAGTACAAGGGTGGTGCCTCCACCCTTGTCTTGGGAAAACAAATCCTCCACCCGGCTTATACTCTCGGAAAGTCGCTCAAAAGCTACCACTTGGTGGCTCTGGCCAACAAGGTAAACCAGTTGAACGCCATTAGCGTGATTTTGACGGCGAAGGACGTTGCCGTAGATGGGTTTTGCATGAGTCGGTGCGGCACCCACGGGTCTACTAGGCGGGCCAGTGGGAAAACTCGAACGGCGTATGTCTGGGTCGGTAACTCGGAGACTCAGTGCCCGGGCCAGTGCGCGTGGCCTTATCACCAGCCCATTTACGGCCCACAGACCCCACCGTTGGTCTCTCCCAGCGGAGACGTCGGAGTGGACGGGATGATCATTAACCTGGCCACACTTCTGGCCGGCACCGTCACGAACCCCTTCAACAACGGCTACTTCCAGGGCCCGGCCACGGCGCCATTGGAGGCTGTATCGGCATGCACGGGGTTGTTCGGATCTGGAGCTTACCCGGGTTACCCGGGTCAAGTACTGAAGGATAAGAGCAGCGGAGCGAGCTACAACGCTAATGGGGTGAACGGGAGGAAATACCTCTTGCCGGCGATGTGGGACCCAGAAGCATCCGCCTGTAGAACACTCGTGTGA